A genomic region of Papaver somniferum cultivar HN1 chromosome 7, ASM357369v1, whole genome shotgun sequence contains the following coding sequences:
- the LOC113299369 gene encoding protein SMAX1-LIKE 4-like: MRAGGFTLQQTLTAEAASILKHSLSLAKRRGHAQITPLHVAATLLSDSRTRLLKRACLKSNPHSNSHPLQCRALELCFNVALNRLPTTHPSSHLLHHGGVGGGGGNQPCLSNALIAALKRAQAHQRRGCIENQQSQSQQQQQQPLLAIKVELEQLTISILDDPSVSRVMREAGFSSISVKNNLEDLSISSSPSSVFQYNSAPSSTTFLCSPPTHHDHNNNFINHNGFWQTHFMSEQNPFLFHPKNHLKNTTTHDFNDSVSERERDLRLVFEVFSTSGKRRNTVIVGDCLTTTEGLVEELMNRVQRSINIPNELRSTHVLKFQLSLKFMKRNEVEMKISDLRSKVTSLVSLGSGVIIYIGDLKWVVADENENHSGFLVEEIGRLISDFSSSSKVWLMATADYQTYMKCQVKQPYSLEIQWFLQAVSVPSGGLGLSLHGSSGIQSRMSVVQSQSQMQETKPFAAVDEQDKLTCCAECTSNFERDAGFFKSGQQKSSPSFLSSSGVKEMDKGSKQLPYWLQSSRADSRHKDDLVELRRKWNRLCHSLHHPRSNQLHPNSPSLFNNRASSFPWWASAAASNLNQNNTFCESETKLSQTSNSVAHFGTRQPCSIDFGFSTTGGPKQIPSEPRLDSLRSMESKDLKITLALGNSLFSDQKDSAKEQDLCKLLQENIPWQSETARSIAEALINPGPTKKNGNWLFIQGTDLVAKRRLARATSETFSGSSYHLVNMNMRREKEASLSCRILLEALKSHERCIVLIEEIDFADAHFVKFLADGFQTGRLEDHSRREVSLSGATFVAMTSTSSGLEDDGIISMKLVVEAETCPSLRPTDSSHKRKAESELPNKRQSPQTSGSGDEKTGHATKVFSRQSSSNTLDLNLLAVGDEEEEDSDEQKTSEFTPVPSDLTQETDLAYEKTHYGFFESIENRFVLDRNSAFQDEMAENFRSKINGVFVEVFGNVKRGCWSVDQEVLDEMVCSCGSFLADLFDKWLIDIFQTSLLTVKKGGDWDTVRLTFGGIKKGGNDIMEFGYMVSNLPTSIQV, from the exons ATGCGTGCAGGAGGTTTTACATTACAGCAGACCCTCACAGCAGAGGCTGCTTCAATCTTGAAACATTCATTAAGTTTAGCAAAGAGGAGAGGGCATGCTCAGATAACACCACTTCATGTCGCTGCAACATTGTTGAGTGACTCAAGAACAAGATTATTAAAAAGAGCTTGTTTAAAATCAAACCCACATTCAAATTCTCATCCACTTCAATGCAGAGCACTTGAGTTGTGTTTTAATGTTGCTTTGAATAGATTACCAACAACTCATCCTAGTAGTCATTTGCTTCAtcatggtggtgttggtggtggtggtggtaatcagcctTGTCTTTCTAATGCTTTGATAGCTGCTCTGAAAAGAGCACAAGCTCATCAGAGAAGGGGTTGTATTGAGAATCAGCAATCTCAgtcacaacaacaacagcaacaacctcTTTTAGCTATTAAGGTTGAGCTAGAGCAACTTACAATATCCATCTTAGATGATCCTAGTGTTAGTAGAGTTATGAGGGAGGCTGGGTTTTCTAGTATTTCTGTCAAAAACAATCTTGAAGACTTATCAAtatcttcttcaccttcttctgtTTTTCAGTACAATTCAGCTCCTTCTAGTACTACTTTTCTGTGTTCTCCTCCTACTCATCATGATCATAACAATAACTTCATCAATCATAATGGGTTTTGGCAAACCCATTTCATGTCTGAACAAAACCCATTTCTGTTTCATCCTAAGAACCATTTGAAAAACACCACCACCCATGATTTTAATGATTCAGTTAGTGAAAGAGAGAGGGATTTAAGGTTAGTCTTCGAGGTCTTTTCGACTAGTGGTAAGCGAAGAAACACAGTTATAGTTGGTGATTGTTTAACAACAACTGAAGGTTTAGTTGAAGAGTTAATGAATAGAGTTCAGAGAAGTATTAACATTCCTAATGAGTTGAGATCAACCCATGTTCTTAAAtttcagttatctttgaagttcATGAAGAGAAATGAAGTGGAGATGAAGATATCTGATTTGAGAAGTAAAGTGACTTCTCTAGTGTCATTAGGAAGTGGAGTTATAATCTATATTGGTGATTTGAAATGGGTTGTTGCTGATGAAAATGAGAATCACAGTGGGTTCTTAGTTGAAGAGATTGGAAGGTTGATATCAGATTTTAGTTCTTCATCAAAAGTTTGGTTAATGGCTACTGCTGATTATCAAACTTATATGAAATGTCAAGTTAAACAGCCTTATTCTCTTGAGATACAATGGTTTCTTCAAGCTGTTTCTGTTCCTTCTggtggtcttggtttatccttacATGGTTCTAG TGGAATTCAATCAAGGATGAGTGTTGTGCAAAGTCAATCTCAGATGCAAGAAACTAAGCCATTTGCTGCAGTGGATGAGCAAGACAAGCTCACTTGTTGTGCTGAATGTACCTCTAATTTTGAAAGGGATGCAgggtttttcaaatcagggcaaCAGAAGTCGTCGCCTTCTTTCTTAAGTTCTTCTGGTGTTAAAGAAATGGACAAGGGTTCAAAGCAATTGCCTTACTGGCTGCAGTCTAGTCGAGCCGATTCACGTCATAAG GATGATTTGGTGGAACTGAGAAGAAAATGGAACAGATTGTGTCATAGTTTGCACCATCCAAGGTCTAATCAGCTTCATCCTAATTCTCCTTCGTTGTTCAACAACCGTGCTTCATCATTTCCTTGGTGGGCAAGTGCGGCGGCATCAAACTTGAACCAGAACAACACTTTCTGTGAATCAGAGACAAAACTCAGTCAAACTTCAAATTCCGTGGCTCATTTTGGAACCCGCCAACCTTGTTCCATTGACTTTGGTTTTAGCACTACTGGAGGCCCAAAGCAAATTCCATCGGAACCAAGGCTAGATTCTCTTAGAAGCATGGAAAGCAAGGACTTGAAGATCACACTTGCTCTTGGTAACTCATTGTTCTCCGATCAGAAGGATTCTGCAAAAGAACAAGACTTGTGTAAGCTGCTGCAAGAAAATATCCCGTGGCAATCCGAGACAGCTCGTTCAATTGCAGAAGCTTTAATCAACCCAGGACCAACCAAGAAGAATGGGAATTGGTTATTCATTCAAGGAACAGATTTGGTTGCAAAAAGGCGATTGGCACGAGCAACTTCAGAGACATTTTCTGGGTCTTCGTATCATCTTGTCAACATGAACATGAGAAGAGAAAAAGAGGCCAGCCTAAGTTGCAGAATTCTCTTGGAAGCATTGAAATCCCATGAAAGATGCATTGTTCTGATTGAAGAAATTGATTTTGCGGATGCACATTTTGTTAAATTTCTTGCGGATGGCTTTCAAACTGGACGGCTCGAAGATCACAGCAGGAGAGAAGTCAGTTTGTCTGGAGCCACATTTGTTGCCATGACAAGTACTTCTTCGGGACTTGAAGACGATGGCATCATCTCCATGAAATTagtagttgaagctgaaacatgtCCTAGTTTGAGACCAACTGACTCAAGTCATAAGCGCAAAGCCGAGTCAGAACTACCTAACAAGAGGCAAAGCCCACAAACAAGTGGAAGTGGTGACGAGAAGACGGGACACGCCACAAAGGTATTTTCGAGGCAATCAAGCTCGAACACCCTTGATTTGAATCTCTTAGCAGTAGGAGATGAGGAAGAGGAAGACAGCGACGAACAAAAAACCTCAGAGTTCACTCCAGTTCCTAGTGATCTGACTCAAGAAACAGATTTAGCTTATGAGAAAACACATTATGGGTTTTTCGAGTCCATCGAAAACCGGTTTGTTTTGGATAGAAATTCAGCATTTCAGGACGAGATGGCTGAGAATTTCAGGTCTAAAATCAATGGGGTGTTTGTAGAGGTGTTTGGGAATGTAAAGAGAGGGTGTTGGTCTGTTGATCAAGAGGTTTTAGATGAAATGGTTTGTAGTTGCGGTTCATTTCTTGCAGACTTGTTTGACAAATGGCTAATAGACATTTTTCAAACAAGTTTGCTAACGGTTAAAAAAGGCGGGGATTGGGATACAGTTAGGCTTACTTTTGGGGGTATAAAAAAGGGGGGGAATGATATAATGGAGTTTGGGTATATGGTTTCAAATCTTCCTACAAGCATTCAAGTTTGA